Below is a window of Bordetella genomosp. 9 DNA.
AAAACAATGCCCACACGGTGTTGACGCGATCGTTGACGTCCAGGTTGCGCTGGTTGGCATCGCGGAAGCGGCGCACCTCGCGCTTTTCCTGGGCGAAGGCCTTGACCACCCGTATGCCGGGTATGGTGTCGGCCAGCACGTTGGTGATTTCCGACCACACCCGGTCGACTTTCTCGAAGCCGTGGCGCAGATGGTCGCGCACCGCATGGATCATCCAGCCGATGAACGGCAGCGGGATCAGCGTGACCAGGGCCAGCCAGGGGTTGATCGAGATCAGGATGACGGCGGTCATCACGATCATCAGCACGTCGGTGGCGAAATCCAGCAGATGCAGGGATAGGAATACGCAGATGCGATCGGTTTCGCTGCCGATGCGGGCGATCAGGTCGCCGGTGCGCTTGCCGCCGAAATACGCCAGCGACAGGTGCTGCAGATGCTCGTAGGTGGTCGTGCGCAGGTCCGCGCCGATGCGTTCGCTCACCCAGGCCAGGATGTAGGTGCGCCCCCAGCCCAGGCCCCAGGCCAGCAGGGCCGATGCGAACAGGCCGGACAGGTACATCACCACGCGGTCGTCGTCGATGGGCGCGCCGTTCTGGAACGGGATCAGCACCTCGTCCATCAGGGGCATGGTCAGGTAAGGCGGCACCAGCGTGGCCGCGGTGGCCAGCAGCGTCAGCATGAAACCGACGAACAGCGGCACCTGGTACGGCACGGCGAAGCGCCACAGCCGCAGCAGCGCCCAGGTCGACGGCGGTTCCGGCGTGGGCGGATTGCAGACGGGGCAGATGTCCTGCTCTGCGGTAAGCGGCTCCAGGCAGGTGGCGCAGACCCGGTGATTCGCCTCGCCCGCGTCGCGCAGGCCGCGCAGCACGTCGAATTGCCGCGCGTAGGCGTCGCGCAGGCGCAGCGCGGCCGGATTGCGGCCCAGCGTGTAGCGCCAGACGGCCAGGCGGGCTTCCGGGCCCTGCAATTCCAGCATGCCGGCGCCGGCGTGGTCGGAAACCGTCATGGCTTCCGTTTCGTCATAGGACCAGCGCCGCCATTGCGGCTCGCCCGGCTCGCGCGCGACGACGCCCCGGTCGGTCACGAAAACCATGCCGGTGCGGAACTTAAGCGCCCCATCCAGGTCTAGCGCCAACCAGGCGAGCAAAGTCTCGCCCTCACCCAGCTGGGCGAGCATGTCGGCGTGCCAATCGGCTGGCAGGGCGGCTCCGTCCGGGACGAAGTCTAAAACGGGTTTCTTCATGGAAAACGTATTCACAGCCGCGGCGGAACCAGCAGGCCGGGACCCCGATTTCGGCGCGAAGCTGAAAACGTGTTCCTTCCTTGCAACACTATAGACGTCATGGATAGAATCCGCGTCGCCGCCCGCGTACCGATATTTCTATAATCGGCGGCATACACAGAGCATCCTGGCACTGACGAACCGCGCACCGTACACCTACACGGCATAACCCACCAACCGTACGAAGCCCAGGAATTCTTCCGTTCGCCATCGGAATTTTCGGCAAATTAGAACATGAAAAAGAAAGACATTGAATTTCTCGATGTCGTGGCTTTGCGCGGCCCGAACATCTGGACGTACCGCCCCGTCCTGGAAGCCTGGGTCGATATCGGCGAACTGGAGGACTATCCGTCCAACACCATCCCCGGTTTCTACGAGCGGCTGTCCACGTGGCTGCCCACGCTGATCGAGCACCGCTGCAGCCCGGGCGTGCGCGGCGGGTTCCTGCAGCGCCTGCGCGAAGGCACCTGGCCCGCGCACATCCTGGAACACGTCACGCTGGAACTGCAGAACCTGGCCGGCTTGCCCGGCGGCTTCGGCAAGGCCCGCGAAACCGCCACGCGCGGCGTCTACAAGGTGATCGTGCGGGCCTGGCAGGAAGACGTCACCCGCGCCGCGCTGGCCGAAGCGCGCGAGCTGGTCATGGCGGCCATGGAAGACCGCCCCTTCGACGTGGACGCCACCGTCGAACGCCTGCGGGACATGGTGGACCGCCATTGCCTGGGCCCCAGCACCGCCTGCATCGTCGATGCCGCGGACGACCGCGACATTCCCTATATACGCCTGTTCGAAGGCAACCTGGTCCAGATGGGCTATGGCGCGCGCCAGCGCCGCATCTGGACGGCGGAGACCGACCGCACCAGCGCCATCGCCGAAGGCATCTCCCGCGACAAGGACCTGACCAAGCGCCTGCTGGCCGAATGCGGCGTGCCGGTCCCGGAGGGCCGCCTGGTGGAATCGCGGGAACAGGCCTGGGAAGCCGCGCAGGACATCGGCCTGCCGGTGGTGATCAAGCCTTATGACGGCAATCATGGCCGCGGCGTCTTCACCAACCTGAACAGCTATGAAGAGGTCAAGGCGGCCTACGCGGTGGCCGAGGAAGAAGGCAACGGCGTCCTGGTCGAGCGCTTCGTATCCGGCAACGAACACCGCCTGCTGGTGGTGGGCGACCGCATGGTGGCCGCCGCGCGCGGCGAACCGGCCTGGATCGTCGGCGACGGCGTCCATACCGTCGAAGACCTGATCGAGCTGCAGATCAACACCGACCCGCGGCGCGGCAGCGATGAAGACTGCCCGCTGAACAAGGTGCGGCTGGACTCCGCCGCCCGCCTGGAAATCGCCCGCCAGGGCCTGGCCGCCGACAGCGTGCCGCCGGCCGGGCAGGAAGTGCTTATCCAGCGCAACGGCAACGTCGCCTTCGACGTCACCGACCTGGTGCACCCCGAAGTCGCGCACGCGGTCACGCTGGCCGCGCGCATCGTCGGCCTGGACGTGGCGGGCGTGGACCTGGTGGCCGAGGACATCTCGCGCCCGCTCGACGAACAGCGCGGCGCCATCGTCGAAGTCAATGCCGGTCCGGGGCTGCTGATGCACCTGAAGCCGGCCGATGGCCAGCCGCGACCCGTCGGCCGCGCCATCATCGACCATCTGTTCCCCGATGGCGAGGATGGCCGCATCCCGGTCGTCGGCGTCACCGGCACCAATGGCAAGACCGTGGTCGCGCGGCTGACCGCCCGCATGCTGCAGCTGGGCGGCAGCTACGTGGGCCTGGCCTGCAGCGAAGGCCTGTACTTCAACCAGCGCCAGGTCGAAAAAGGCGATCGCGGCGACTGGGCCACCGGACGCCGGGTGCTGATGAACCGCTCGGTCGACGCCGCGGTCATCGAGAACAGCAGCAGCGTGATCCTGCGCCAGGGGCTGGCCTACGATCGCTGCCAGGTGGGGATCGTCACCAACCTCGATGGCGGCGACCATCTGGGCGAGCACGACATCCGCGACCTGGACGGCATGTACAACGTCCTGCGCACGCAAGTCGACGTGGTGCTGCCCACCGGCGCCGCCGTCCTGAACGCGCGCGACGAACGCGTGGTCGAACTCGCCACGCTGTGCGACGGCGACGTGGTGTTCTTCGGCCTGGATCCGCGCCTGCCCGCCATCGCGTCGCACGTGGCGCTGGGCAAGCGCGCGGTCTACGTGCGCGATGGCCACGTGGTGCTGGCCGAAGGCACCAGCGAACAACGGGTCAGCGAACTGGCGTCGATTCCGCTGACGGTGGGCGGACGCATCGACTTCCAGGTGGAAAACGTATTGGCCGCGGTTGGCGCCGCCTGGGCGCTGGGCGTGCCGGCGCACATCATCCGCGTCGCCATCGAAACCTTCGACATCGACCGCGGCGATGCGCCGTGGCAGTTCACGGCCGTCGAACGCAAGGACGCCACCGTGGTGGTGGACGGCGCCCACAACGCGTCCGCGCTGCGCGCCTTGATCGCCGCCGCCGAACGCTTCCCCGCCAAACGGCGCCGTGTCGTCTACGGCGCCGGCAAGGACCGCCGCGACGAAGACCTGCTGGAGCAGGGAACCCTGCTGGGCAAGGCCTTCGATGAAATCGTGCTGTACGACGATGCCACCGTGCCGTCGAGGCGGCCGGCGGGCCAGGCCCGCGCGCTGTTGCGCGAAGGCGCGTCGCAAGGCGGCCGGGCCGCCGCCATCGTCGACCAGCCGGACCACGCCACCGCGATGCGCGCGGTGCTGGACAGCGTGCTTCCGGGCGATCTCGTCATCCTGCAGTGCGATGAAGGCAGCGCCGAGCCTTCCCTGAATTTGTTGCGCCACTGGATACAACAGAACTGAGGACATGGCGGCGCCGCCTTGGCGCGCCGACCGACAGGAACCCGCATGGAAGTCTCCCGCATACGCGCACTGCGCGGCCCCAATCTGTGGAGCCGCAATACCGCCATCGAAGCCATCGTCGCCTGCGACGACCAGGAATGTTCGATCGAGCGCCTGCCGTCCATGGAACCCCGCCTGCGCGCGCGCTTTCCGCAGCTGGGCCCGCTCAGCCCCGAAGGCTATGCGGGGACCGTGTCGATGGCGCACGTGCTGGAACAGGTGGCGCTGCTGCTGCAGGCGCATGCCGGCTGCCCGGTCACCTTCAGCCGAACGTCCGCCACCATAGAGCCGGGCGTGTTCCAGGTGGTCGTCGAATACAGCGAGGAAGAAGTCGGCCGGCTGGCCTTCGAGCTGGCCGAAAAGCTGTGCCTGGCCGCGCGCGAGGACGCGCCCTTCGACCTGGCCGACGCCCTGCACCGCCTGCGCGAACTGGATGAAGACATCCGCCTGGGGCCCAGCACCGGCGCCATCGTCCATGCCGCCGTCGCGCGCGGCATCCCCTATCGCCGGCTGACGCAAGGCAGCATGGTGCAATTCGGCTGGGGCTCGCGGCAACGCCGCATCCAGGCCGCGGAAACCGACCGCACCAATGCGATTTCCGAATCGATCGCGCAGGACAAGGACCTGACCAAGATGCTGCTGGCGGCCGCCGGCGTGCCGGTGCCGCTGGGACGCACCGCGTCCAGCGCCGATGACGCCTGGGCCGCCGCGCAGGAACTGGGCGGGCCGGTCGTCGTCAAGCCGCGCGACGGCAGCCAGGGACGCGGCGTCGCCGTCAATATCGAAACGCGCGAACGCATCACGGCCGCGTACGCCGCGGCCGCGGAGATCAGCCGCGACGTCATCGTCGAGCGCTACATCCCCGGCCATGACTTCCGCCTGCTGGTGGTGGGCGACACCCTGGTGGCCGCCGCGCGCCGCGATCCGCCGCAGGTATCCGGCGACGGCGTGCATACCGTGCGCGAGCTGATCGACCAGGTCAACCTGGACCCCTTGCGCGGCGACGGCCACGCGACGTCACTGACCAAGATACGCATCGACGACATCGCCGTCGCCACGCTGGCCAAGCAGGGCTACACCGTGGATTCCGTGCCGCCCACCGGCGCGCGCGTGGTCCTGCGCAACAACGCCAACCTGAGCACCGGCGGCTCGGCCACCGACGTGACCGACGAAGTGCATCCCGAGCTCGCCGCGCGCGCGGTGACCGCGGCGCGCATGATAGGCCTGGACCTGTGCGGCGTGGACGTGGTCGCGGAAACGATGCACCTGCCGATGGAAGAACAGCGTGGCGCCATCGTCGAAATCAATGCCGCGCCCGGCTTGCGCATGCATCTGACGCCTTCCTTCGGCAAGGGCCGCGCGGTGGGCGAAGCCATCATCTCGAACATGTTCGCCGACGGCGAAGACGGCCGCATCCCCGTGGTCGCGGTCGCCGGCACCAACGGCAAGACGACCACGGTGCGCCTGACCGCGCACCTGATCGGCCAGGACGGCACGCGCGTCGGCATGACGAATTCCGATGGCGTCTATATCGGGCCGCGCCGCATCGACACGGGCGACTGCAGCGGTCCGCGCAGCGCGCGCAGCGTACTGGGACATCCGGACGTCGACGCGGCCGTGCTGGAAACCGCGCGCGGCGGCATCCTGCGCGAAGGCCTGGCCTTCGATCGCTGCAACGTCGCCGTCGTCACCAACATCGGCATGGGCGACCACCTGGGCCTGGGCTACATCAGCACGGTCGAGGACCTGGCGGTGGTCAAGCGCGTCATCGTGCAGTACGTGAAGCCGTCGGGCTATGCGGTGCTGAACGCGGCCGATCCCATCGTCGCGGAAATGGCGGCCAGTTGCCCGGGCGGGATCATCTACTTCGCGCTGGATGGCCATCATCCGCGCATGAACACCCATCGCGCGCAGGGCGGCCGCGTCGTCTATCGCGACGGCGCGCACCTGGTCGCGGCGCAGGACGGCAGGACGGAAAAGATCGCACTGGCCGATATTCCCTTGACGCGCGATGGCGTCATCGCCTTCCAGGTGGAAAACGCGATGGCCGCGATCGCCGCGGCCTGGGCGCTGGAAACGCCCTGGGCGCAAATCCGCCAGGGCCTGCAGACTTTCATCAATGACGCCGCCACGGCCCCTGGCCGCTTCAACGTGTTCAATTACCGGGGCGCGACCATCATTGCCGACTATGGCCACAATCCCGATGCGATCGGGGCGCTGGTCCAGGCCGTCGAAGCCATGCCGGCCACGCGCCGGTCGGTGGTGATCAGCGGCGCCGGCGACCGCCGCGACGAAGACATCCGCCGCCAGACGGAAATCCTGGGCGAAGCCTTCGACGACGTGCTGCTGTACCAGGATCAATGCCAGCGCGGCCGCGCCGATGGCGAGGTCATCGCGCTATTGCGCGAAGGACTGCGCAACGCCAGCCGGACCAGCTACTCGACCGAGATCAATGGCGAGTTCGTCGCCATCGACGCGGCGCTGGAGCGGCTCCAGGCCGGAGACCTGTGCCTGATCCTGGTGGACCAGGTCGAAGAAGCCCTGGCCCATATCGCCATGCGCGTGGCGGAGACCCGCGCCACGGCTTGAAGTCGCTTGCCGAACCCGACTCGGGGCGTCGCCCTGGGCCGGCGCGCGCCCATTCAAGCGGTATCCACCCTGCCTGCGGAGCCGCATCCGGCAGCATGTAACGGGGTCTCGTCAAAACAACGCCAAGGGTTGCGCATTTGTAACAGCGGTGCCCTCTTGCGCCGGATTCGCTGAGCAGCGCAATGCTGCTTACATTTGCCCACATCCCGGTTTGACCCTCCCCAGCGGCGCCACGTAGCGTATGCATAACCCGAACGCCAGGGCACACCGTCCTGGATCGTGGCCACTGCCGGGACCGCCGTGCGATCCCGACGTTTTTCCGACTCGGGAGGCAATCATGCTGTATTACGCCGCTGTTTTCTTCGTTATCGCCATCATCGCCGCCGTGCTGGGCTTCGGTGGGATCGCCGCCGGCGCCGCCGGCATCGCGAAGATCCTGTTCATCGTGTTCCTGGTCCTGGCCCTGCTGTCCGTGCTGGGCGGCGTGTTCCGACGATAGTCGGGACGGGACCCCGCTTTCGCTGGCCACACCCTAGCTGAACCCACAAGGAGAACTCTAATGCGTACTCGTCAAATCATCGTCGCCGCCGTCCTCGGCCTGAGCACCGCCGCCCTGCCGGCCGCCTATGCGGCCGACAATATGAGCAGCGACGGCAAGCCCAAGCAATCCGTGGGTGAATACGCGTCCGATACGGTCGTCACCACCAAGGTGAAGGCCGCCATCGTCGCCGACAAATCGCTCAGCGCCCTGGATATCGCGGTGGAAACCAACAACGGCGTGGTCACGCTCACCGGTACGGTGGCGACCTCCGCGCAGAGCGACCAGGCCACCCACGTGGCGCGGGGCGTGGAAGGCGTCAAGCAGGTCAAGAACAACCTGAAGGTCGACGCCTCGAAGAAGTAAGCCTCAGGGCAGCGTTATCGTCCCGCTGCCCAGTTCCAGCACTCGGCCGGATACGCGCACTTCCCGGCCGGGTGTGACTTCCAGCCCAAGAAAGCAGGGACGGCTGACAGCCTCGCCTTGCTCGACTTTTGCCCGCAGCGGCAGCTCCCGGCGCGTCGCGATGACCCAACCGCCCAGGTTGGCGCAGGCCGAACCGGTGCCCGGATCCTCTACCGCCCCGCCCCCCGGACTGAGAAAGAAGTAACGCGCGACCACACGGTCGGCGCCGTCCTTGTCGCGCCCGTCGAAGGCGAACAGGTACATGACCTTGCGGCCGGACTTGCTGGCTTCCCACTGCGCGAGCCGAGCGCCATCGGGCCGGGCGCGCCGCACGGCGTCGGCGGATTTCAAAGGCACCACCAACTGGTGCGCTCCGGTGTCCACCCAGACAGGCGCGGCCAGCAGGTCGTCTTCATGCAGGCCGACATTGGCCGCGATCGCGGCGGCCGGCTGCGCCGGCGCGTTGGTTTGCGGCGTGCCGCCGCCCGGCGCCGCCAGGGTCCAGGTATCGCCGCGCGCCTGCACCGGCACCACGCCCGCCAGCGTTTCCAGGGTCAGGGTATCGCCCGTTCGCGCCAGGGCGCGCACCACCTGCGACGTTCCCAGGGTGGGATGGCCGGCGAACGGCATCTCGGAACCCGGCGTGAAGATGCGCATGCGCGCGCTGGCCGATGCCGACGGCAGGATGAAGGTGGTCTCGGACAGGTTGAACTGCAGCGCCAGCGCCTGCATTTCATCGTCGCTCAGGCCACGGCCATCTTCGAAGACGCACAAGGGATTGCCGCCGAAAGTGCTTTCGGCGAAGACGTTCAGGATGCGGAAGCGATAGGTTCTCATGCGCGCCATACTACGCCATGGCAGAGCAGGCGCACTACCAGGTGACGAAGAACAGCACCCAGGCATAGCAGAACGGCGCCAGGCCAGCCGCGAACACCAGCCACGCCGCCAGCCTGCGTCCGGGCGACGGCGTACGCCGCGCAATGACGCGCCAGGCCAGCCGCAGCGTCCATGCCACCGCCAGGCTCAGCAGGGCGAACCGCAGGGGATTCGCCCACATCGCCTTGACGCCTTCGTGCTTGAGCAGCGTGATGGTGGTGGCCGACAAGCCCAGGAAGACGCCGATGCCGGCGGCCGGGATCAGCGGCTGGGCCAGCTTGTGCAGCCCCGCGCCGCCCCAGCGCGTGCGGCCCGGCACCGCCGGCAACACGCGGTCGGCCAGCCACAGGGCAGCGTAGATCGCCCCGCCCACGACGGCCGTGGTGGCCGCGATGAAGAACAGGATGCTGGCGCCATCGAGCCAGGAAAAGCTGTCGTTGACGTCCGGGTAATGCGTCAGGATGAACCATGGCGCGTTGTCCAGCAGCGGCCAGGTGATGTCGCGCTCGATCAGCCAGGTCGCGGCGGCCTGCTTGAGCGTCACGAACCAGGGGCTGGCGCTCCACAGGAAGGCGCCCATGGCGATGCCCATCATGCCGAACACCACCAGGACGGTCTGCCAGACGTCGCCGTCGGCCACTTCGACGATTTCCGCTTCGGGCGAGCGCGGCGTCAGGGCGATGGCGCCGCGATAGCCGCTGCAGCGTCCGCACATATGGCAGTCGCCCGCGCCCTTCATGTGGCGCAACGGCACCAGCGGCGCGCAATTGACGGACTGTATGCGTATGACGGGGTGCCGCCAGGCTTCCTCGTTGACCTTGAAATGCCAGGGCGACAGCTTGGCCAGCAGGTTGAATACGCCGTTGACCGGGCACAGGTACTTGCACCACACCCGCTTGCTGCGGCCGTAGCGCCAGCCCACCACCATGGCGGCGGCAGTCGAACCGCCCAGCACCGCCAGCACGGCCAGCGGGTACTGGTACACGCTGACCAGCTGGCCGTAAATGGTGGTCAAGGCAAAGGCCACGAAGGGCCAGCCGCCCCAACGCATCCAGCGAGGGATCGCCAGGCCCTTGCCCCGCTCGCTGGCCCACTCGGTCAGCATGCCTTCCGGGCAGAACAGGCCGCACCAGGCGCGACCCATGATGGGCATGGACACCAGCACGAACGGCCACCATATGCCCCAGAAGGCGAACTGCGCGACCACCGTCAGGTTGTTGAACACGGATGCGGTGTTGTCCGGCAGCGGCATGGCCGCCGGCACGACCAGCAGGAAGACGTACAACGCAACGATGCCCCACTGCAGCTTGCGCAGCAAAGGAGCATGGTCACGAAGGAAATCGGCCACGCGGGCGGTTGTCCGCGCCACTGCTACAGCCATCGGCATTACCTTTACAGATACTTCCTGGATGCCCGGAATGCCGGCGCGGCCCGCGAGCGGGACGTCGCCGTGCGAATAACGGGCGCCATTATCGCGTGTTGGCGGCAGTATTGCCGGACGCCGTGTTGGCGGCGCCTGACGCGGCGACGGCGCGGGGCGCCGCCGGGCGTACCCGGCTCAGCAGTGCCCACACCACGATCCAGTACGCCACCCACACCAGCACCGTCGTCAGCGCGGGATAGGCGCGATAGCCCGCGAAGTCGGCCAGCACCTTGCCTATGCCACTGCTGTCGTCCAGCAGCCAGCTGCTGTCCCAGATGGGATCCACCAGCGGCGGCACGACGCCCAGCGAAATCAGATGATCCAGGCCGCCCACCAGCAGCGAGCCAGCCAGCAACAGCAGCAGGATTTCGGTCACCCGGAAGAAACGCCGCCAGGTGATCAGCTTGCCGCCCAATTGCAGCAGCCAGAACGTCAGCAGGGCCACGGCGAATCCCGCCAGGCCGGCCAGGCTCAGCAGCCAGCCGCTGGCGCCGCCCGCCCCCGCCGACACCGTGCCGTACAGGAACACCACGGTTTCGCTGCCTTCGCGGGCGACGGCGATCATCACCAGGATCAGCAGGCCCCACCAGTTGTCGCTACGGACCGAATCGCGCGCGCCGCTTTCCAGCTCGCCCTTCAGCGTACGGCCGTGCTTTTTCATCCAGAAGACCATCTGCACGACCAGGGCGCAGGCGACCAGCGCCATGCCGGCCTGGAACCACTCCTGCCCGGTGTCGGACAACCACGACGATACGCCCAGCAGCACCAGCGCCAGCGCCACGGCCAATCCCAGGCCGGCCGCCACGCCGCCCCACAGATAGGGCAGCCCGCGCCGGCCTTCCGGCGTGGCGCGCAGCCACGTATACAGGATGCCCACGACCAGCAGGGCTTCCACGGATTCGCGCCAAACGATAAAAGAAACCTGTTCCATGACACCGCCGGGGCGCGCGCGCCCCGTTCAATCCTTGGGTTTAACGACCAGCGTGCCTTTGACGTCCTGGTGGAAATCGTCAAAGAACGGGTATTCGCCGGGTCGCGAAATGGTGATCACGACAAAGGACTTCACGCCGGGCCCCAGCACTTTTTCCTTGCGCAGCGGAATGCTCTCGAATTCCACGGGCTCGTTGCTTTCGTTGCTGAGCTCTATCTTGAAGCGGCCCGCCGGGACTTCCAGCCGCGCCGGCTCGAACGTGCCGTTCGGCTTGAACGTCAGCTGGAAAGTCGGCAACTCGTCGGCGCGCGCGGGTCCCGCCGCGGAAAGCAGGACCAGCGCGATCGCGGGCAGCCATGCGCGGGCAGGCGCCATGATCAATACCCGCCCTTCTTGCCGGTACCGGCGAAGACGAATTCGTAGTCCAGTTCGAAGGGCTGGAACCACGGGCCGACGCCGGTTTCCTTGTCGATGTGGCGGCCGAAGTGGCTGTGCGAATCGGCGGTGGGCGGCGCGATGAGGAACTTCAGCTTGTACTTGCCGGGGCCTTCCAGCTTGACGTTATCGCCGTAGTGCGGACCGTCGTTGGCGACCATGGGCATCAGCATGCCCTTCTGCACGTTATTGCTGCCGACCTTCTGGAGTTCGAAATTGACCACCAGGTAGGGCATCCATTCGCCTTCCGGGAAGCCGGTGGGGTTGTTCGCCGTGGCGTGGATATCGGCTTCCAGGTGGATGTCCGAATCCTTGGCGGGACGCATGACGCCGGGAGGATCCATCTCGATGGGCTGCAGGTACACCGCGCCGATTTCCATGCCGCCCTTTTCCGCGGGCTTGCCGATAGGGTATTCCGCCGCATGGGCGGCGCCGTAGAGCATCAGGCCGGCGGCCAGGACGAGGGCATGTTTGATCATCGAATTTTCCTTCCGGCGTACTCGCGCCGTCACGCAACCGTAAAGATGAAAGGATAGGCAAAAGCAAGCATGAATGCAAACAAGAACCGTTTTCATGCTTACATTCAACGGCTGGCGCGGCGCCGGCGACGGTCGCGGGAGCGACAAGCTGCGGATAGGACCTGGATAAGCCCGCGGGGTTCCCCCGGGCTGGTGGAGCGTGTGCCACGCGGCATCGGAGGGTGCCGGATACCCGTCAGGGCCCGGCGGCATGTCCGAGGATCCTGACCGGTGGATGCCTGGCGGGGTGGATCCCCTGCCCGGCATCCTGGCCGGGCACCCCTGGCCGGGCACCCCTAGCCGGGCGCCCCTGGCCGGGCGCCCCTCGCCAGGCGCCCCCGCCCTGCGCCTACTTGCGGTTGCCCTGCGGGGCGCCCGGGAATGGGAACGTGGAGAACATGGACCGCGTCTGGTCCTGCATCTTGTCCTGCATCTGCACGAACAGGTTCTTGCTCTGTTCGATGTAGCTGTTCATCATGTTCTGCATCATCGGGGCCTGGCCGTTCATGAACTGGGTCCAGGCCTCCGGCCCGAACTGGTTGCCGTACAGCCCCTTGGACTGCTCGGCCATGCGCTCCTGGATTTCCATGAACGCCTGGATGTTCTTCTCCAGATACGAGCCCATGATGCCCTGCATGGCGTGCCCGTAGAAACGGATGATCTGCGCCAGCATGTTCGACGAGAACATGGGCACGCCGCCGCCCTCTTCTTCCAGGATGATCTGCAGCAGGATGCTGCGGGTCAGGTCGTCGCCGCTTTTGGCATCGACGACCTGGAAGGACTCATTGGCAAGCACCAGCTGCTTGACGTCCGCCAGGGTGATGTACGTGCTGGTCTGCGTGTCGTACAAGCGGCGGTTCGGGTATTTCTTGATCAGGCGCGTACTGCCGCCTGCTTGGGCTTGCGTCATGGTTGTCCCCTGCTGGGTCGATCGTGTTGTACTTATGGTGGGATGTCGGTGGTTAGGGAATGCGGCTCAATGCATGTGCAAGCCGCCGTTCAACGAAAAGTCCGCGCCGGTGGCGAAGCCCGATTGGTCGGACGCCAGCCACGAAACCATGGAGGCGATTTCCTCCGGCGTGCCCAGGCGCCGCACGGGTATGGTCGCGACGATTTTTTCCAGCACGTCGGGGCGGATGGCACGCACCATGTCCGTACCGATATAGCCCGGCGACACGGTATTGACGGTCACGCCCTTGCTGGCCACTTCCTGCGCGAGTGCCATGGTAAAGCCATGTATCC
It encodes the following:
- the cphA gene encoding cyanophycin synthetase, producing the protein MEVSRIRALRGPNLWSRNTAIEAIVACDDQECSIERLPSMEPRLRARFPQLGPLSPEGYAGTVSMAHVLEQVALLLQAHAGCPVTFSRTSATIEPGVFQVVVEYSEEEVGRLAFELAEKLCLAAREDAPFDLADALHRLRELDEDIRLGPSTGAIVHAAVARGIPYRRLTQGSMVQFGWGSRQRRIQAAETDRTNAISESIAQDKDLTKMLLAAAGVPVPLGRTASSADDAWAAAQELGGPVVVKPRDGSQGRGVAVNIETRERITAAYAAAAEISRDVIVERYIPGHDFRLLVVGDTLVAAARRDPPQVSGDGVHTVRELIDQVNLDPLRGDGHATSLTKIRIDDIAVATLAKQGYTVDSVPPTGARVVLRNNANLSTGGSATDVTDEVHPELAARAVTAARMIGLDLCGVDVVAETMHLPMEEQRGAIVEINAAPGLRMHLTPSFGKGRAVGEAIISNMFADGEDGRIPVVAVAGTNGKTTTVRLTAHLIGQDGTRVGMTNSDGVYIGPRRIDTGDCSGPRSARSVLGHPDVDAAVLETARGGILREGLAFDRCNVAVVTNIGMGDHLGLGYISTVEDLAVVKRVIVQYVKPSGYAVLNAADPIVAEMAASCPGGIIYFALDGHHPRMNTHRAQGGRVVYRDGAHLVAAQDGRTEKIALADIPLTRDGVIAFQVENAMAAIAAAWALETPWAQIRQGLQTFINDAATAPGRFNVFNYRGATIIADYGHNPDAIGALVQAVEAMPATRRSVVISGAGDRRDEDIRRQTEILGEAFDDVLLYQDQCQRGRADGEVIALLREGLRNASRTSYSTEINGEFVAIDAALERLQAGDLCLILVDQVEEALAHIAMRVAETRATA
- the cphA gene encoding cyanophycin synthetase gives rise to the protein MKKKDIEFLDVVALRGPNIWTYRPVLEAWVDIGELEDYPSNTIPGFYERLSTWLPTLIEHRCSPGVRGGFLQRLREGTWPAHILEHVTLELQNLAGLPGGFGKARETATRGVYKVIVRAWQEDVTRAALAEARELVMAAMEDRPFDVDATVERLRDMVDRHCLGPSTACIVDAADDRDIPYIRLFEGNLVQMGYGARQRRIWTAETDRTSAIAEGISRDKDLTKRLLAECGVPVPEGRLVESREQAWEAAQDIGLPVVIKPYDGNHGRGVFTNLNSYEEVKAAYAVAEEEGNGVLVERFVSGNEHRLLVVGDRMVAAARGEPAWIVGDGVHTVEDLIELQINTDPRRGSDEDCPLNKVRLDSAARLEIARQGLAADSVPPAGQEVLIQRNGNVAFDVTDLVHPEVAHAVTLAARIVGLDVAGVDLVAEDISRPLDEQRGAIVEVNAGPGLLMHLKPADGQPRPVGRAIIDHLFPDGEDGRIPVVGVTGTNGKTVVARLTARMLQLGGSYVGLACSEGLYFNQRQVEKGDRGDWATGRRVLMNRSVDAAVIENSSSVILRQGLAYDRCQVGIVTNLDGGDHLGEHDIRDLDGMYNVLRTQVDVVLPTGAAVLNARDERVVELATLCDGDVVFFGLDPRLPAIASHVALGKRAVYVRDGHVVLAEGTSEQRVSELASIPLTVGGRIDFQVENVLAAVGAAWALGVPAHIIRVAIETFDIDRGDAPWQFTAVERKDATVVVDGAHNASALRALIAAAERFPAKRRRVVYGAGKDRRDEDLLEQGTLLGKAFDEIVLYDDATVPSRRPAGQARALLREGASQGGRAAAIVDQPDHATAMRAVLDSVLPGDLVILQCDEGSAEPSLNLLRHWIQQN
- a CDS encoding cyanophycin metabolism-associated ABC transporter, which encodes MKKPVLDFVPDGAALPADWHADMLAQLGEGETLLAWLALDLDGALKFRTGMVFVTDRGVVAREPGEPQWRRWSYDETEAMTVSDHAGAGMLELQGPEARLAVWRYTLGRNPAALRLRDAYARQFDVLRGLRDAGEANHRVCATCLEPLTAEQDICPVCNPPTPEPPSTWALLRLWRFAVPYQVPLFVGFMLTLLATAATLVPPYLTMPLMDEVLIPFQNGAPIDDDRVVMYLSGLFASALLAWGLGWGRTYILAWVSERIGADLRTTTYEHLQHLSLAYFGGKRTGDLIARIGSETDRICVFLSLHLLDFATDVLMIVMTAVILISINPWLALVTLIPLPFIGWMIHAVRDHLRHGFEKVDRVWSEITNVLADTIPGIRVVKAFAQEKREVRRFRDANQRNLDVNDRVNTVWALFSPTVTLLTEIGLLIVWMYGIWQVSRHEITVGVLAAFLAYIGRFYTRLDSMSRIVSATQKAAAGAKRIFDILDHVSSVPEPRNPVQVDRVRGRIELRDVGFRYGNRSVMHGLNLSIEPGIMVGLVGHSGSGKSTLINLICRFYDVTEGAVLVDGVDIRTMGIAQYRRNIGLVLQEPFLFFGTIAENIAYGKPEATREEIVAAARAAHAHEFILRLPHGYDSLVGERGQALSGGERQRISIARALLIDPRILILDEATSSVDTTTEKEIQKALDNLVRGRTTIAIAHRLSTLRKADRLVVLDRGRIVEQGNHEQLMAAGGAYHALYQAQARQAEADAEARSSEEDDDDDLVAET
- a CDS encoding DUF1328 domain-containing protein, with the translated sequence MLYYAAVFFVIAIIAAVLGFGGIAAGAAGIAKILFIVFLVLALLSVLGGVFRR
- a CDS encoding BON domain-containing protein, encoding MRTRQIIVAAVLGLSTAALPAAYAADNMSSDGKPKQSVGEYASDTVVTTKVKAAIVADKSLSALDIAVETNNGVVTLTGTVATSAQSDQATHVARGVEGVKQVKNNLKVDASKK